In a single window of the Zea mays cultivar B73 chromosome 5, Zm-B73-REFERENCE-NAM-5.0, whole genome shotgun sequence genome:
- the LOC103626675 gene encoding myb family transcription factor IPN2 isoform X1, producing the protein MFPSKKATSSAAAAAAAVSSNDSRQQAMCVQADSGSGLVLTTDPKPRLRWTVELHERFVDAVTQLGGPDKATPKTIMRVMGVKGLTLYHLKSHLQKFRLGKQPHKEFNEHSVKDAAAAMEMQRNAASSSGMMGRSMNDRSVHMNEAIRMQMEVQRRLHEQLEVQRHLQMRIEAQGKYMQSILEKAYQTIATGDLAACSPVAAGYKSLLGNPQAMLDVCSLKDMAPSMGFPSLQDLHMYGGGGGHCLDLQQQMERPMEAFFASCDIGSLAKKRPVSPYADDDGGKSPMLWGEDDEGKGIVDHFQMAPPMMDAAGIDVMDSIADVYGDAKHMTMSSDSTGSKGGGFDVRLERPSLRRPHMGGSPSVLGGGQTRNLSYG; encoded by the exons ATGTTCCCTTCCAAGAAGGCCACTAGTAgcgcagccgcagccgcagccgccgTGAGCTCAAATGATAGCAGGCAGCAGGCGATGTGCGTGCAGGCCGACTCGGGGTCGGGCCTCGTCCTCACCACCGACCCCAAGCCCCGCCTCCGCTGGACCGTCGAGCTCCACGAGCGCTTCGTCGACGCCGTCACGCAGCTCGGTGGCCCCGACA AGGCGACTCCCAAGACCATCATGAGGGTCATGGGAGTCAAGGGGCTTACCCTCTACCACCTCAAGAGCCATCTTCAG AAATTCAGGTTAGGGAAGCAGCCGCACAAGGAGTTCAACGAGCACTCGGTTAAGGACG CGGCCGCAGCAATGGAGATGCAACGGAACGCCGCCTCTTCTTCAGGCATGATGGGAAGAAGCATGAACGA CCGCAGCGTGCACATGAACGAGGCTATCAGGATGCAAATGGAAGTCCAGAGAAGGCTACATGAACAGCTAGAG gtGCAAAGGCATCTCCAGATGAGGATCGAAGCCCAGGGCAAGTACATGCAGTCCATCCTGGAGAAAGCCTACCAGACCATCGCCACCGGCGACCTGGCTGCGTGCAGCCCGGTGGCTGCAGGGTACAAATCCCTGCTAGGTAACCCGCAGGCGATGCTGGACGTCTGCTCGCTCAAGGACATGGCCCCGTCCATGGGCTTCCCTTCGCTGCAAGACCTGCACAtgtacggcggcggcggcggccactgCCTGGACCTGCAGCAGCAGATGGAGCGGCCGATGGAGGCCTTCTTCGCCAGCTGCGACATCGGGTCGCTGGCCAAGAAGAGGCCCGTCAGCCCTTACgccgacgacgacggcggcaagAGCCCGATGCTGTGGGGCGAGGACGACGAGGGCAAGGGCATCGTCGACCATTTCCAGATGGCGCCGCCGATGATGGACGCCGCCGGCATCGACGTCATGGACTCCATCGCCGACGTGTACGGCGACGCCAAGCACATGACCATGTCCAGCGACTCCACGGGGAGCAAGGGCGGCGGCTTCGACGTCAGGCTCGAGCGGCCATCGCTGCGGCGGCCGCACATGGGCGGCAGCCCGTCGGTGCTCGGCGGAGGCCAGACGAGGAACCTGTCCTACGGGTAA
- the LOC103626675 gene encoding myb family transcription factor IPN2 isoform X2: protein MFPSKKATSSAAAAAAAVSSNDSRQQAMCVQADSGSGLVLTTDPKPRLRWTVELHERFVDAVTQLGGPDKATPKTIMRVMGVKGLTLYHLKSHLQKFRLGKQPHKEFNEHSVKDAMEMQRNAASSSGMMGRSMNDRSVHMNEAIRMQMEVQRRLHEQLEVQRHLQMRIEAQGKYMQSILEKAYQTIATGDLAACSPVAAGYKSLLGNPQAMLDVCSLKDMAPSMGFPSLQDLHMYGGGGGHCLDLQQQMERPMEAFFASCDIGSLAKKRPVSPYADDDGGKSPMLWGEDDEGKGIVDHFQMAPPMMDAAGIDVMDSIADVYGDAKHMTMSSDSTGSKGGGFDVRLERPSLRRPHMGGSPSVLGGGQTRNLSYG, encoded by the exons ATGTTCCCTTCCAAGAAGGCCACTAGTAgcgcagccgcagccgcagccgccgTGAGCTCAAATGATAGCAGGCAGCAGGCGATGTGCGTGCAGGCCGACTCGGGGTCGGGCCTCGTCCTCACCACCGACCCCAAGCCCCGCCTCCGCTGGACCGTCGAGCTCCACGAGCGCTTCGTCGACGCCGTCACGCAGCTCGGTGGCCCCGACA AGGCGACTCCCAAGACCATCATGAGGGTCATGGGAGTCAAGGGGCTTACCCTCTACCACCTCAAGAGCCATCTTCAG AAATTCAGGTTAGGGAAGCAGCCGCACAAGGAGTTCAACGAGCACTCGGTTAAGGACG CAATGGAGATGCAACGGAACGCCGCCTCTTCTTCAGGCATGATGGGAAGAAGCATGAACGA CCGCAGCGTGCACATGAACGAGGCTATCAGGATGCAAATGGAAGTCCAGAGAAGGCTACATGAACAGCTAGAG gtGCAAAGGCATCTCCAGATGAGGATCGAAGCCCAGGGCAAGTACATGCAGTCCATCCTGGAGAAAGCCTACCAGACCATCGCCACCGGCGACCTGGCTGCGTGCAGCCCGGTGGCTGCAGGGTACAAATCCCTGCTAGGTAACCCGCAGGCGATGCTGGACGTCTGCTCGCTCAAGGACATGGCCCCGTCCATGGGCTTCCCTTCGCTGCAAGACCTGCACAtgtacggcggcggcggcggccactgCCTGGACCTGCAGCAGCAGATGGAGCGGCCGATGGAGGCCTTCTTCGCCAGCTGCGACATCGGGTCGCTGGCCAAGAAGAGGCCCGTCAGCCCTTACgccgacgacgacggcggcaagAGCCCGATGCTGTGGGGCGAGGACGACGAGGGCAAGGGCATCGTCGACCATTTCCAGATGGCGCCGCCGATGATGGACGCCGCCGGCATCGACGTCATGGACTCCATCGCCGACGTGTACGGCGACGCCAAGCACATGACCATGTCCAGCGACTCCACGGGGAGCAAGGGCGGCGGCTTCGACGTCAGGCTCGAGCGGCCATCGCTGCGGCGGCCGCACATGGGCGGCAGCCCGTCGGTGCTCGGCGGAGGCCAGACGAGGAACCTGTCCTACGGGTAA